The following proteins come from a genomic window of Flavobacterium crocinum:
- a CDS encoding sugar phosphate isomerase/epimerase family protein has product MITRRNFIVTTGLATTAVLARPSLAFSMNKKEIGLQLYTLREELPKDVKATLEKVARSGYTTVETYGFSTKDQFWGLTPKELKKILEDNNLKAVSGHYNLGSFLYDGNTTELIASIEAAKTLKSEFLTIPWVDEPFRRNIEDYKKIAARVNEAALMCKKAGLKLAYHNHDFEFQKHDGITGYEILLKETDKDLVYFELDLYWVIHSGNDPLKLFKENPRRFKMWHVKDKDKNNNDLNTEVGSGTIDFKPLFAAAKQSGMVHFFVEQENNFARDSFDSIKESCDFISKNIL; this is encoded by the coding sequence ATGATTACAAGAAGAAATTTTATAGTAACCACAGGTCTTGCCACGACAGCAGTTTTAGCCCGGCCATCATTAGCATTTTCTATGAATAAAAAAGAAATAGGACTTCAATTGTACACGCTTCGTGAAGAACTTCCAAAAGATGTAAAAGCAACTTTAGAGAAAGTAGCCAGGTCAGGATACACAACTGTTGAAACATATGGTTTTTCAACGAAAGATCAATTTTGGGGATTGACTCCAAAAGAATTGAAAAAGATTCTGGAGGATAATAATCTGAAAGCAGTTAGCGGACATTATAATCTTGGAAGTTTTTTATACGATGGAAATACCACAGAACTGATTGCTTCGATTGAGGCAGCGAAAACTTTAAAAAGTGAGTTTTTGACCATTCCATGGGTAGATGAACCATTTAGAAGAAATATAGAAGATTATAAAAAGATTGCCGCCCGTGTAAATGAAGCAGCGTTGATGTGTAAAAAAGCGGGTTTGAAACTGGCTTATCATAACCATGATTTTGAGTTTCAAAAACATGACGGGATTACTGGCTATGAGATCTTGCTAAAAGAAACTGATAAAGATTTGGTTTATTTTGAATTGGATTTATATTGGGTCATTCATTCCGGAAATGATCCTTTAAAATTGTTTAAAGAAAATCCCCGACGTTTTAAAATGTGGCACGTGAAGGATAAAGATAAAAACAATAATGATTTAAATACGGAAGTAGGTTCCGGAACAATCGATTTTAAGCCTTTATTTGCAGCAGCAAAACAATCCGGAATGGTTCATTTTTTTGTAGAGCAGGAAAATAATTTTGCGAGGGATTCTTTTGATTCGATTAAAGAAAGTTGTGATTTTATTTCTAAAAATATACTCTAA
- a CDS encoding archaemetzincin family Zn-dependent metalloprotease, translated as MKKILLVFLVIFCSCQSEKKEKTNSKIQLASQSILPPEPYFTDIKVNDVKLGKPAYGDWLFSHKEKGQSFEQFVRTKHVVPTEEENIIYLKPIGKFDSSQLKQIELVRQYLQIFFQLETKVLENASNDIIPNKARRIGDVGQEQFLAGYILTDVLKEESPDKRIALMAVTEKDLYPKPEWNYVFGLASYSEKIAVSSMYRMQKEADFNLCLERLLKICSHEIGHMFGLHHCIVANCVMNGTNSMTETDSNSIRLCSLCQRKLNSGIEYDNSKRLKELEKYFKENHLTDGLALMQKDLEKIKNK; from the coding sequence ATGAAGAAAATTCTTTTGGTGTTTCTTGTGATTTTTTGTTCTTGTCAATCTGAGAAAAAAGAAAAAACAAATTCAAAAATACAATTAGCTTCGCAGTCAATATTACCGCCGGAACCTTATTTTACAGATATTAAAGTTAATGATGTAAAGCTTGGAAAACCTGCTTATGGCGATTGGTTGTTTTCTCATAAAGAAAAAGGACAAAGTTTTGAACAATTTGTTCGTACCAAACATGTTGTTCCAACCGAAGAAGAGAATATTATCTATTTGAAACCAATTGGAAAATTTGATTCGTCACAGTTAAAACAGATTGAATTGGTTCGGCAGTATTTGCAAATATTTTTTCAGCTTGAAACTAAAGTTTTGGAAAATGCTTCCAATGATATTATTCCCAATAAAGCCAGACGGATTGGCGATGTTGGACAGGAACAGTTTTTAGCAGGATATATTTTGACTGATGTTTTGAAGGAGGAAAGTCCTGATAAAAGAATTGCATTAATGGCAGTAACTGAAAAGGATTTGTATCCAAAACCAGAATGGAATTATGTTTTTGGTCTGGCATCTTATAGTGAGAAAATAGCAGTGAGTTCGATGTACAGAATGCAAAAAGAAGCAGATTTTAATTTGTGCTTAGAACGATTACTGAAAATTTGCTCGCATGAAATAGGTCATATGTTTGGTTTGCATCATTGTATCGTAGCAAATTGTGTTATGAATGGAACCAATAGTATGACAGAAACAGATTCTAACTCAATAAGATTGTGTTCGCTTTGCCAAAGAAAACTAAATTCGGGAATTGAATACGATAATAGTAAAAGGTTAAAAGAATTAGAAAAATACTTTAAAGAGAATCATTTGACTGATGGGTTAGCTTTGATGCAAAAAGATCTTGAAAAAATTAAAAACAAATAA
- a CDS encoding cupin domain-containing protein, whose protein sequence is MKTSKEFIKGDEIEWEVVGNGIKRKILAFDDRVMIVNVHFEKGGIGTLHEHHHSQATYIASGVFDVTINGVTQTLKEGDSFYIPPHAIHGVVCLETGMLTDVFSPAREDFLNY, encoded by the coding sequence ATGAAAACTAGCAAAGAATTTATAAAAGGAGATGAAATAGAGTGGGAAGTAGTAGGTAATGGAATAAAACGTAAAATTCTGGCTTTTGATGATCGCGTAATGATTGTAAATGTTCATTTTGAAAAAGGAGGAATAGGAACTCTGCATGAACATCATCATTCTCAGGCGACATACATTGCAAGCGGGGTTTTTGATGTTACAATTAACGGAGTTACGCAAACTCTAAAAGAAGGCGATAGTTTTTATATCCCGCCTCACGCGATTCATGGAGTTGTCTGTCTGGAAACGGGAATGCTGACAGATGTTTTTAGTCCGGCAAGAGAAGATTTTTTGAATTACTAA
- a CDS encoding MFS transporter, with the protein MAVCTGLIVANLYYCQPLIVLIANEFKIPEANAGTITYLTQAGYAIGLFFMVPLGDKIERKRQILMTTFATVIALLIAATAKSFLVLQIASLLIGITSIVPQLILPLAASMSAPEQRGKVVGTIMSGLLVGILLSRTLSGFIGQVLGWRSMFYIAAGICLLIFFVIQSKFPVNKPQFQGTYGQLIRSLFTLIKTQPVLREATAINVFSFAQFGAFWTTMVLLLSGEPFNFNSATIGLFGIVGASGALAAPLVGKLGDKGNSRIAVGYGILLVLISFLIFYFSIESVIGIAIGIVFIDIGIQGVHISNQTRVYSLLPEARNRLNTVFMSLTFLGTAAGSAYGLLLWKLGGWHAVTIGCMVLSLVSLTVYGLTYKSKSKREKAQID; encoded by the coding sequence ATGGCAGTTTGCACTGGACTTATAGTTGCAAATCTTTATTACTGCCAGCCTTTGATTGTTTTAATCGCTAACGAATTTAAAATTCCTGAAGCCAATGCCGGAACGATAACCTATCTTACTCAGGCAGGTTATGCAATTGGATTGTTTTTTATGGTGCCGCTTGGTGATAAAATCGAAAGAAAAAGGCAAATTTTAATGACTACTTTTGCAACAGTAATTGCTTTACTGATTGCGGCAACAGCCAAAAGTTTTCTGGTTTTACAGATTGCTTCATTGTTAATCGGAATTACTTCTATTGTGCCGCAGCTTATCTTGCCTTTGGCAGCCTCTATGAGTGCACCTGAGCAGCGAGGAAAAGTGGTCGGAACCATTATGAGCGGATTATTGGTTGGAATTTTGCTTTCGCGAACGTTAAGCGGATTTATTGGTCAGGTTTTAGGCTGGAGATCCATGTTTTATATTGCTGCAGGAATCTGTCTTCTGATCTTTTTTGTGATTCAGAGTAAATTCCCGGTTAATAAACCACAGTTTCAGGGAACTTATGGACAGTTAATCAGATCCTTATTTACGCTTATTAAAACACAGCCGGTTTTAAGAGAAGCAACGGCAATCAATGTTTTCAGTTTTGCTCAGTTTGGCGCTTTCTGGACTACAATGGTTTTATTGCTTTCCGGAGAACCGTTTAACTTTAATAGTGCTACAATCGGTTTATTTGGAATTGTGGGGGCTTCCGGAGCTTTGGCTGCACCTTTAGTTGGAAAACTTGGAGATAAAGGGAATTCCAGAATTGCAGTAGGTTATGGAATTTTATTAGTTTTAATAAGCTTTCTGATTTTTTACTTTTCAATCGAAAGTGTAATCGGAATCGCAATTGGAATTGTATTTATAGATATTGGTATTCAGGGCGTTCACATTTCTAATCAGACACGTGTTTATTCTTTATTGCCCGAAGCCAGAAACAGACTAAATACAGTATTTATGTCACTTACCTTTTTAGGAACCGCGGCAGGATCTGCATACGGATTATTATTATGGAAATTAGGTGGATGGCACGCTGTAACAATTGGCTGTATGGTCTTATCTTTAGTATCATTAACGGTTTACGGACTTACTTATAAATCAAAATCTAAAAGAGAGAAAGCACAAATTGATTAA
- a CDS encoding peptidylprolyl isomerase, producing MENGIYAKFNTSKGSILVKLTHDLTPGTVGNFVALAEGNMENKVKPQGQKFYDGLNFHRVIADFMIQGGCPKGTGTGDPGYKFDDEFVSSLKHDRPGVLSMANSGPGTNGSQFFITHVPTPWLDGKHTVFGHVVEGQDVVDAVAQGDALESVEIIRVGEEAQKWNAIEAFISLKGARMKREAALKAESEAKMEQLAAGFDKTESGLRYKMIQKGEGKRAEAGKTVSVHYEGSLENGKVFDSSYPRKKPIEFKLGIGQVIEGWDEGIALLQVGDKARFVIPSDLAYGPSGAGGVIPPHATLIFDVELMDVK from the coding sequence ATGGAAAACGGAATATACGCTAAATTCAACACTAGCAAAGGTTCGATTTTAGTTAAACTAACACACGATTTAACACCTGGAACTGTAGGGAACTTTGTGGCTCTTGCAGAAGGAAATATGGAAAATAAAGTAAAACCTCAAGGACAAAAATTCTATGATGGTTTAAACTTCCACAGAGTTATCGCTGATTTTATGATTCAGGGTGGATGTCCTAAAGGAACTGGAACAGGAGATCCAGGATATAAATTTGATGACGAGTTTGTGTCAAGCTTAAAACACGATCGTCCGGGAGTTTTATCTATGGCAAATTCTGGTCCTGGAACTAACGGATCTCAATTCTTCATCACTCACGTACCAACTCCTTGGTTAGACGGAAAGCACACTGTTTTTGGACACGTTGTTGAAGGACAGGATGTTGTTGATGCTGTTGCTCAGGGTGATGCATTAGAATCTGTAGAAATTATCAGAGTAGGAGAAGAAGCTCAAAAATGGAATGCAATCGAAGCTTTCATTTCTTTAAAAGGTGCTAGAATGAAAAGAGAGGCAGCTTTAAAAGCAGAATCTGAAGCAAAAATGGAACAATTAGCTGCTGGTTTTGATAAAACGGAAAGCGGTTTACGTTATAAAATGATTCAAAAAGGGGAAGGTAAAAGAGCTGAAGCTGGTAAAACGGTTTCTGTTCACTACGAAGGGTCTTTAGAAAACGGAAAAGTTTTTGATTCTTCTTACCCACGTAAAAAACCAATCGAATTCAAATTAGGAATTGGACAAGTTATTGAAGGCTGGGACGAAGGTATTGCTTTATTACAAGTTGGAGACAAAGCTCGTTTTGTAATTCCTTCTGATTTAGCTTATGGACCATCTGGTGCAGGTGGAGTTATTCCTCCGCATGCAACTTTGATTTTTGACGTTGAATTAATGGACGTAAAATAA
- a CDS encoding c-type cytochrome: MKNILILAGLALFMVACGSQKTAAVASTPAEPSKTVALTPELEAGKSMYENNCAKCHKLYDPKKFTKEEWSPILVRMGKKAKLDETQLASVTDYIHSQL; this comes from the coding sequence ATGAAAAATATTTTAATCCTTGCAGGGCTTGCATTATTTATGGTTGCCTGTGGTTCTCAAAAAACGGCTGCTGTTGCTTCAACGCCTGCTGAACCTTCTAAAACAGTTGCATTGACACCTGAATTAGAAGCCGGTAAAAGCATGTACGAGAACAATTGTGCAAAATGCCACAAATTGTACGATCCTAAAAAATTTACAAAAGAAGAATGGAGTCCAATTTTGGTGAGAATGGGTAAGAAAGCCAAGCTAGACGAAACTCAATTAGCGTCGGTTACAGATTACATTCATTCGCAATTATAG
- a CDS encoding GreA/GreB family elongation factor — MKPTPTFCKSDYQFLRELILKSKNSTNTKEANQLSQELDRAVISKESELDSSVIRINSIVTIEDVKAKKQMKIQIVLPSAADVKQSKISILAPLSVAIIGFKENDEVDWELPAGIKTLKVVAVDNSAVSHS, encoded by the coding sequence ATGAAACCAACACCCACTTTCTGTAAATCAGATTATCAATTTTTAAGAGAATTGATTTTAAAAAGCAAAAACTCAACAAATACTAAAGAAGCTAATCAGCTTTCGCAAGAATTGGATCGTGCTGTTATTAGCAAAGAAAGCGAACTGGACAGTTCTGTAATCCGAATCAATTCTATAGTAACAATTGAGGATGTGAAAGCAAAAAAACAAATGAAAATTCAAATCGTTTTACCATCTGCTGCAGATGTAAAACAATCTAAAATATCAATTCTGGCGCCGTTAAGTGTAGCTATTATTGGTTTTAAAGAAAATGACGAAGTAGATTGGGAACTGCCGGCTGGTATTAAAACATTAAAAGTAGTAGCTGTAGACAATTCGGCTGTTTCGCATTCTTAA
- a CDS encoding thioredoxin family protein: MARTESTMLPLGTIAPDFYLKDTNSNDTFSFEDLKGSKGTLVMFICNHCPFVHHVIQEVVMIANDYRVMGIGVISISSNDVVKYPQDSPELMTEFALENRIDFPYLYDESQETAKAYQAACTPDFYLFDNQDKLFYRGQLDDSRPGNGIPLSGSDLRGAIDALIYNRSLKEPQKPSLGCGIKWK; the protein is encoded by the coding sequence ATGGCACGTACAGAATCGACAATGCTTCCTTTAGGCACAATTGCACCCGATTTTTATTTAAAAGACACCAATTCCAACGATACTTTCTCATTTGAAGATTTAAAAGGATCTAAAGGAACTTTGGTTATGTTCATCTGCAATCATTGTCCGTTTGTACATCATGTTATACAGGAAGTTGTCATGATTGCCAATGATTATCGGGTTATGGGAATTGGCGTAATTTCTATTTCGAGTAACGATGTTGTAAAATATCCACAGGATTCTCCGGAATTAATGACGGAATTTGCATTGGAAAACAGAATCGATTTCCCATATCTGTACGATGAAAGCCAGGAAACAGCAAAAGCTTATCAGGCAGCTTGTACTCCGGATTTTTATTTATTTGATAATCAAGATAAATTATTTTATCGTGGACAATTGGACGACTCAAGACCTGGTAACGGAATTCCGCTTAGCGGAAGCGATCTTAGAGGAGCAATTGATGCCTTAATTTACAACAGAAGTTTAAAGGAACCACAAAAACCAAGTTTGGGTTGCGGCATAAAATGGAAGTAA
- a CDS encoding alpha/beta fold hydrolase, whose amino-acid sequence MENSLMNANPSLRDYDFDVKQHNTDKYIETAQNVRLYVRDYGKGKPVILIHGWPLSNEMWEYQIEFLVQNNYRVIAYDRRGFGKSSQPWDGYDFDTLTDDLSEIIEQLELKEATLVGFSMGGGEVVRYFSRHHGKSITKAALISSIIPFLLKTEDNPDGRPVEKSENTAASIKEDRIGFLDNFGKIFFGVNIINKPVSNPLLEYYRNLCSAASPRATLQCAASLNTTDFRDELNTIKVPTLIIHGDDDKVVSMDLTSKKAADAIADNNFIVYEGAPHGLFYTEREKLNEDLLQFLNS is encoded by the coding sequence ATGGAAAATAGTTTGATGAATGCCAATCCTTCTCTTAGAGATTATGACTTTGATGTAAAACAGCACAATACTGATAAATATATAGAAACTGCCCAAAATGTTCGTCTTTATGTAAGAGATTATGGAAAAGGAAAACCAGTAATTTTAATTCACGGTTGGCCTTTGTCTAACGAAATGTGGGAATATCAAATCGAGTTTTTAGTTCAGAACAATTACAGAGTTATCGCTTATGACAGAAGAGGTTTTGGAAAATCGTCTCAGCCTTGGGATGGCTATGACTTTGACACTCTTACAGATGATTTAAGCGAAATTATTGAACAGCTTGAATTAAAAGAAGCTACTTTAGTTGGTTTTTCAATGGGCGGTGGCGAAGTGGTTCGTTACTTTAGCAGACATCACGGAAAAAGCATCACAAAAGCTGCTCTAATTTCATCTATTATTCCGTTTCTACTAAAAACGGAAGACAATCCTGATGGACGACCAGTAGAAAAAAGCGAAAATACAGCTGCATCCATAAAAGAAGACAGAATTGGTTTTCTGGATAATTTTGGCAAAATCTTTTTTGGTGTAAACATCATCAATAAACCTGTAAGCAACCCTCTGTTAGAATACTATAGAAATTTATGCTCGGCAGCTTCTCCAAGAGCAACATTACAATGTGCAGCTTCTTTAAATACAACCGATTTTAGAGACGAACTGAATACTATAAAAGTTCCCACTTTAATTATTCATGGAGATGATGATAAAGTGGTTTCAATGGATTTAACTTCAAAAAAAGCAGCTGATGCCATCGCAGATAATAACTTCATTGTTTATGAAGGCGCTCCACATGGTTTATTTTATACAGAAAGAGAAAAACTAAACGAGGATTTACTTCAATTTTTAAATTCTTAA
- a CDS encoding tRNA-binding protein: MDLTWNEFERTDMRVGTILEVNDFPEARKPAYQLTIDFGSEIGIRKSSAQITKRYQKEDLINRQIVAVINFPKKQIGKFMSECLVLGAVGEEGDVVLLTPDFKIPNGLRIG; encoded by the coding sequence ATGGATTTAACCTGGAATGAATTTGAGCGTACCGACATGCGCGTAGGAACTATTTTAGAAGTGAACGATTTCCCTGAAGCAAGAAAACCGGCTTATCAATTGACAATCGATTTTGGTTCAGAAATTGGAATTAGAAAATCATCGGCACAAATTACCAAACGATATCAAAAAGAAGATTTGATAAACCGTCAGATTGTTGCCGTTATCAATTTTCCTAAAAAACAAATTGGAAAATTTATGAGCGAATGTCTGGTTTTGGGTGCAGTAGGAGAGGAAGGAGACGTCGTTTTATTGACTCCGGATTTTAAAATACCTAATGGACTGCGAATTGGATAA
- a CDS encoding RBBP9/YdeN family alpha/beta hydrolase gives METQLLIIPGLGDSGEKHWQTFWHEKFENSIRVVQDNWDEPIREEWIARLNENILKLDQPTILVAHSLAVSLVLHWAEKYNNPNIIGAFLVAPADVDSPQHTPECTRNFSPIPLYKLPFPSVVVASENDPYASFERKKYFAEQWGSDFVNIGQQGHINSDSDLKYWEEGQFLLQKLIENIKK, from the coding sequence ATGGAGACACAACTTTTAATTATACCAGGACTCGGAGATTCTGGAGAAAAACACTGGCAGACCTTTTGGCATGAAAAATTCGAAAACTCAATTCGTGTTGTACAGGACAATTGGGACGAACCTATTCGGGAAGAATGGATTGCACGCTTAAACGAGAATATTTTAAAACTAGACCAACCAACCATTTTAGTCGCGCATAGTCTGGCTGTTTCATTGGTTTTACATTGGGCAGAAAAATATAATAATCCGAATATTATCGGGGCTTTTTTAGTTGCTCCCGCGGATGTTGATTCACCTCAGCACACACCGGAATGTACGAGAAACTTCTCTCCGATTCCGCTTTACAAATTACCTTTTCCATCGGTAGTTGTAGCAAGCGAAAATGACCCTTATGCTTCTTTCGAAAGAAAAAAATACTTCGCTGAACAATGGGGAAGCGATTTTGTAAATATCGGCCAGCAAGGACACATTAATTCTGATTCTGATTTAAAATATTGGGAAGAAGGACAGTTCCTATTACAGAAGTTGATTGAGAACATTAAAAAGTAG
- a CDS encoding alpha/beta hydrolase, with translation MKKIIILLSFFFLAISLSAQNLEYETKNNIQYYNATLNKSDKYINERCVLDIYYPKNKKDFATIIWFHGGGLTGGNKEIPEALKNKGFAIIGVNYRLSPKAKAAKAIEDAAAAVAWAFNNIASYGGDKSSIFVSGHSAGGYLAMMIGLDKKWLQKENIDANQIAGLIPFSGQCITHFEIRRENGIPEKQPTIDPFAPLFHVRADAAPLLLITGDRELEMLGRYEENAYMARMMKLNGHKETKLYELDGYGHGMTEPAFPLLVNEVNRILKEHQK, from the coding sequence ATGAAAAAAATAATCATTCTTTTAAGTTTCTTCTTCCTTGCAATTTCTCTTTCTGCACAGAATCTAGAATACGAAACGAAAAATAACATCCAATATTATAATGCAACCCTAAACAAATCTGACAAATATATCAACGAAAGATGCGTACTCGATATTTATTATCCTAAAAATAAAAAAGATTTCGCTACCATTATTTGGTTTCACGGCGGTGGATTGACTGGTGGAAATAAAGAAATTCCAGAGGCTTTAAAAAATAAAGGCTTTGCAATTATTGGAGTAAATTACAGACTATCACCAAAGGCAAAAGCAGCAAAAGCAATTGAAGATGCAGCCGCAGCAGTTGCCTGGGCTTTTAATAATATTGCAAGTTACGGTGGTGACAAATCTTCTATTTTTGTTTCCGGACATTCTGCCGGAGGATATTTAGCGATGATGATCGGTTTAGACAAAAAATGGCTTCAAAAAGAAAATATTGATGCTAATCAGATTGCCGGACTTATTCCGTTTAGTGGGCAATGTATCACACATTTTGAAATTAGAAGAGAAAACGGAATTCCGGAAAAACAACCCACAATTGACCCTTTTGCTCCTTTATTTCATGTTCGCGCCGATGCTGCGCCGTTGTTATTAATTACCGGAGACCGTGAATTGGAAATGCTGGGGCGTTACGAAGAAAATGCTTATATGGCAAGAATGATGAAACTGAACGGACATAAAGAAACCAAACTTTATGAACTGGATGGTTACGGCCACGGAATGACAGAACCCGCTTTTCCATTATTAGTAAATGAAGTAAACCGAATTTTAAAAGAACATCAAAAATAA
- a CDS encoding PUR family DNA/RNA-binding protein has protein sequence MRENDMLEKEEIFSKVLRAGRRTYFFDVRATKADDYYITITESKKFTEEDGSFHFKKHKIYLYKEDFGAFAEILEEMTSYVLNHKGEEVISERHQKDFKKEYNSDKSESSRSSFTDIDFDDI, from the coding sequence ATGAGAGAAAATGACATGTTAGAAAAAGAAGAGATTTTTTCTAAAGTATTACGAGCAGGAAGAAGAACTTATTTCTTTGATGTGAGAGCTACCAAAGCTGATGATTACTATATTACTATTACCGAAAGCAAAAAGTTTACTGAGGAAGATGGTTCATTTCACTTCAAAAAACACAAAATTTACTTATACAAAGAAGATTTTGGCGCTTTCGCAGAAATATTAGAGGAAATGACTTCTTATGTTTTGAACCACAAAGGCGAAGAAGTAATTTCTGAAAGACATCAAAAAGATTTCAAAAAAGAATATAATTCAGATAAATCTGAAAGTTCAAGATCAAGCTTTACAGATATTGATTTTGATGATATTTAA
- a CDS encoding ABC transporter ATP-binding protein — MKELSYLNKYFIKYKYSFSLGILTTIIAQIFSLYTPKLISKSLNAIENFDKLSAADQKSEIVISAYRQDLIHNVLLIIGTTIVAGFLTFLMRQTLIVMSRHIEFDLKNEVFRQYENLSQTFYKQNRTGDLMNRISEDVSKVRMYVGPAVMYTINTAIRFAIVILYMYNVSPRLTLYTILPLPILSYCIFKLSSEINKRSTTFQQYLSKVSSFTQEIFSGIRVIKAYSLENQHQNNMVDLAEESKRKSLSLARVQSLFGPLMIALIGISNLVVIYFGGVMYINGSIPNIGTIAEFILYVNMLTWPVASLGWVSSMVQEAEASQKRLNEFLKIEPEIKNNNENASDIQGTIHFDNVSFTYKDTNIEALKNISFTVKKGETLAILGKTGSGKSTILSLISRLYDVTEGEVKIDENEISTLNLNDLRNNIGIVPQDAFLFSDTIKNNIKFGNQNATDEEVYEAAKNAVVHDNIIAFNKQYDTILGERGITLSGGQKQRVSIARAIIKNPAILLFDDCLSAVDTETEEMILNNLFEISKDKTTIIVSHRVSSAKNADKIIILEDGKIIQQGSHNQLINQEGYYASLYLKQLSEKELL; from the coding sequence ATGAAAGAATTAAGCTATTTAAACAAATATTTCATCAAATATAAATACAGTTTTTCACTTGGAATTTTAACCACTATAATCGCACAAATATTTTCATTATATACTCCAAAGCTCATCAGTAAGTCTTTAAATGCTATTGAGAATTTTGACAAACTATCTGCTGCAGACCAAAAATCAGAAATTGTAATTTCCGCTTATCGTCAGGATTTAATCCATAACGTATTATTAATCATTGGCACTACGATTGTAGCCGGCTTTTTAACGTTTTTAATGCGTCAGACTTTAATTGTAATGTCCCGCCATATTGAATTTGACTTGAAAAATGAAGTTTTTAGACAATATGAAAATCTATCACAGACTTTCTATAAACAAAACCGTACGGGAGATTTAATGAACCGTATTAGCGAAGATGTTTCGAAAGTCCGCATGTATGTTGGACCGGCAGTTATGTACACTATTAATACCGCTATCCGTTTTGCGATTGTTATATTATATATGTATAATGTATCTCCGCGTCTTACATTATATACGATATTACCGTTACCGATTCTTTCTTACTGCATTTTCAAACTAAGTTCCGAAATCAATAAACGAAGCACGACTTTCCAGCAATACCTTTCCAAGGTTTCCAGTTTTACTCAGGAAATTTTTTCAGGAATCCGTGTAATCAAAGCGTATTCTTTAGAAAATCAGCATCAGAATAATATGGTTGATCTTGCCGAAGAAAGCAAACGTAAAAGTTTAAGCCTGGCAAGAGTTCAATCTTTATTTGGCCCTTTAATGATTGCCCTTATTGGAATCAGTAATTTGGTTGTAATTTATTTTGGAGGCGTTATGTACATCAACGGAAGTATCCCGAATATCGGAACTATTGCCGAGTTTATTTTATATGTAAACATGCTGACCTGGCCTGTTGCTTCTTTAGGATGGGTTTCTTCTATGGTTCAGGAAGCAGAAGCTTCTCAAAAACGTTTAAATGAATTTTTGAAAATCGAGCCGGAAATCAAAAACAACAACGAAAACGCATCCGATATCCAAGGAACGATTCATTTTGACAATGTTTCCTTTACTTATAAAGATACTAATATTGAAGCGCTGAAAAATATTTCTTTTACAGTGAAAAAAGGAGAAACACTTGCCATTTTAGGAAAAACTGGTTCCGGAAAATCAACCATCCTTTCTTTGATTTCAAGATTGTATGATGTAACCGAAGGGGAAGTAAAAATTGACGAAAACGAAATCAGCACTTTAAACCTAAACGATCTTCGAAACAATATCGGAATTGTGCCTCAGGATGCTTTCTTATTTTCGGATACTATCAAAAACAATATCAAATTCGGAAACCAGAATGCAACGGATGAAGAAGTCTATGAAGCAGCCAAAAATGCAGTGGTTCATGATAACATTATCGCCTTTAACAAACAGTATGACACTATTTTAGGAGAAAGAGGAATTACTCTTTCCGGAGGTCAGAAACAGCGTGTTTCTATTGCAAGAGCCATTATTAAAAACCCTGCAATCTTACTTTTTGACGATTGCTTATCAGCAGTCGATACAGAAACTGAAGAAATGATCTTGAATAATTTATTTGAGATTTCGAAAGACAAAACAACCATAATTGTAAGTCACCGAGTGTCATCTGCCAAGAATGCAGACAAAATTATCATACTTGAAGATGGTAAGATTATTCAACAAGGCTCTCATAATCAATTAATAAATCAGGAGGGTTATTATGCGTCGTTATATTTAAAACAACTTTCGGAAAAAGAATTACTTTAA